One Estrella lausannensis DNA window includes the following coding sequences:
- the nrdJ gene encoding ribonucleoside-triphosphate reductase, adenosylcobalamin-dependent, whose product MTKPTSRAIATTLRTYHRPIKEGDSRLESWNQVVDRVIQHQRWLWERALSRVLNEREEHELEACRQLILGRYIMPAGRTLWLGGTELSRKRESCMFNCSFTYVETVYDLVDVLWLLLQGCGVGFKPVTGTLNGFRCPLQEIKVIRSPRKEKGGVPHNVETYDPETRTWTIKLGDSAIAWAKAIGKLVAGKFPAKTLVLDFSEIRPAGTRLKGYGWISSGDEQISKAFKAIAQILSNRADQLLTRMDILDIVNWLGTILSSRRSAQIALFEYGQPEWDEFALAKKEWWVTGKAHRQQSNNSLLFYNKPTRPEMEKLFQMMLDSGGSEPGFINAQEAERRAPWFKGCNPCVEILLGNKSFCNLTEVNVLAFKGDKVGLENALRMAARMNYRQTMVDLRDEILQEAWHLNNEFLHLCGVGLTGIRARPDLSRYDYKRMRNIAVSAAYSMANELNAPLPKNVTCIKPSGTLSKIMGSETWGEVPEGVHMPLGKYIFNNITYSKHDPLVDRFRKAGYSVVEKPYEPESVLVKFPVKYENVPFTRKTVTRKNGKVEEVEVNADSAISQLEWYRMLMDTWCEQNVSNTISYDPSEVPEIIDWFLENWECYVGVSFIFRNDPTKNAEDLGYAYLPQEVVTKDDYDTYVAHLKPVNYEGIELTDDELAEECATGACPIR is encoded by the coding sequence ATGACAAAACCCACATCGCGTGCCATCGCTACAACCCTCAGGACATATCATCGTCCGATTAAAGAAGGAGATTCCAGGCTGGAAAGCTGGAACCAAGTCGTAGACAGGGTTATCCAGCATCAACGCTGGCTGTGGGAGAGGGCACTCAGCCGGGTTCTCAATGAAAGGGAAGAACACGAGCTCGAAGCTTGCCGACAACTTATCCTCGGAAGATACATCATGCCCGCAGGAAGGACTCTCTGGCTTGGCGGGACAGAGCTCAGCCGTAAACGCGAATCGTGCATGTTTAACTGCTCCTTTACCTATGTCGAAACCGTATATGACTTAGTCGACGTGCTTTGGCTCCTCCTCCAGGGATGCGGCGTCGGATTCAAACCGGTCACCGGAACACTAAACGGTTTCCGCTGCCCGCTACAAGAGATCAAAGTAATCCGCTCTCCCAGAAAGGAAAAAGGCGGAGTACCCCATAACGTGGAGACCTATGACCCGGAAACGAGGACTTGGACTATAAAACTCGGAGACTCCGCAATCGCCTGGGCAAAGGCAATCGGGAAACTGGTCGCCGGGAAATTCCCCGCTAAAACCCTCGTCTTAGACTTTTCTGAAATCAGACCGGCAGGAACACGCCTTAAAGGGTATGGTTGGATCTCTTCGGGAGATGAGCAAATCTCAAAAGCGTTCAAAGCCATTGCGCAAATCCTGTCAAACAGAGCAGATCAACTGCTGACAAGAATGGATATACTCGACATCGTCAACTGGCTGGGCACAATCCTATCGAGCAGACGCTCTGCCCAAATCGCCCTTTTCGAATACGGCCAACCGGAATGGGATGAGTTTGCTCTCGCAAAAAAAGAGTGGTGGGTCACCGGCAAGGCACACCGCCAGCAGTCCAACAACAGTCTTCTCTTCTACAACAAGCCAACAAGACCTGAAATGGAAAAGCTTTTCCAAATGATGCTCGACTCAGGCGGATCTGAGCCTGGCTTCATTAACGCGCAGGAAGCGGAACGAAGAGCTCCCTGGTTCAAAGGCTGCAACCCATGCGTTGAGATTCTGCTCGGCAATAAGAGTTTCTGCAACCTGACTGAAGTCAACGTCCTCGCATTCAAAGGCGACAAAGTTGGCCTCGAAAATGCCCTAAGGATGGCTGCCAGGATGAATTACCGGCAGACAATGGTTGACCTCCGTGACGAAATCCTCCAGGAGGCCTGGCATCTCAATAATGAATTCCTGCACCTTTGCGGCGTTGGACTGACAGGAATCAGAGCCCGCCCCGACTTGAGCAGATACGACTACAAGAGAATGCGCAATATTGCCGTGAGCGCGGCCTACAGCATGGCAAATGAGTTGAACGCACCTCTGCCAAAGAACGTGACGTGCATCAAGCCAAGCGGTACGCTAAGCAAAATTATGGGCAGCGAAACTTGGGGCGAAGTTCCCGAAGGCGTGCACATGCCCCTTGGCAAGTACATATTCAACAACATTACCTACTCCAAACATGACCCGCTGGTCGACAGGTTCCGTAAAGCTGGCTACTCCGTGGTCGAAAAGCCGTATGAACCCGAATCTGTTCTGGTGAAGTTTCCGGTCAAATACGAGAACGTTCCTTTTACACGCAAGACAGTGACAAGAAAGAACGGAAAAGTCGAAGAGGTAGAAGTCAATGCCGACTCGGCAATATCCCAGCTGGAGTGGTACCGCATGTTGATGGATACCTGGTGCGAGCAAAACGTCTCCAATACCATTTCCTATGACCCGTCGGAGGTTCCTGAAATCATCGACTGGTTCTTGGAAAACTGGGAATGCTACGTCGGCGTCTCTTTTATCTTCCGCAACGATCCTACAAAAAATGCCGAAGACTTAGGGTATGCCTACCTTCCTCAGGAAGTGGTCACAAAAGACGACTATGACACCTATGTCGCCCATCTCAAGCCCGTTAACTATGAAGGTATCGAGCTCACCGACGATGAACTCGCCGAAGAGTGCGCAACAGGTGCCTGCCCCATCAGATAA